Sequence from the Arthrobacter pigmenti genome:
CATCGGCATTTCCTTCGCTCTGCGTACTCCCTCACAGGGAATGCGCAACACGTTACGCCGGTGCCGATCACCCTGTCACTACTCGAAGTTCGCTCCGGTGAGATCCCGGCGGATTCGACCATCGCCACTAGGAATCAGCGGCGGGATCGGCTGGCCCGGACAGAACTGAGCCGGGTCCTCGCCCGCCGAACGCTCAAAGCGCTCAACAACACACCCGCCGCCAGCGAGCCAAGCGCACCGACGGCGAGATCCCCCATCGTGTCCGAGTACGTTACGTAGATGTCCTCATCCACCCAGGAATGGGCGGCCCACTCGGCGAACTCCCACAGCACGCTCAACGCTATACCGAGCAGCAGCACCTGCAGCACCTGCAGCACCACAGCCACCCTGCTACGGGACCCGGGCAGCAACCCCACATGGGCGGCAAGAACGTACGCCATGGCCGCCACGGGCCCGGTACAGAGGCAGTGAACCAGCAGATCCCACCACGGAATCAGGGTGTAGAGGTTCAGCACGCTGCTCCAGCAGGCGAAAATCAGCGCGCAACCATAGACCAGATCGAACACGGGGTGCGCCCGCGCGTACCTGGACAGCGTCAGACCGCCGAGCGCGAGGACGAAGACGGCCACGTCCACGGCGCCCCACCAGAACACCATCGCCAGGGTGCAGAGCACGGCCACCCCGCGCACGGCATCAGCGGCAAGTTCGGCGGGCGTCCCGGGCCGGCGGGTGAGGTCGGCGATCACGCTCACCAGCGTACTAGCGCCGAGAGGCTAGGATCGGGCCATGCCGTCCCTGTCCGTGGTCATCCCCTGCAAGGACGACGCCGGTCCGCTGGCCAGGTGCCTCGAAGCACTCTCGACCCAGCGCGAACTCCCCCTTGAAATCCTCGTGGTGGACAACGGCTCCATCGATGACAGCGCGGACATAGCAAAGCGGTTCGGCGCGGTGGTGCTGAGTGAGCCGGCTCCCGGCATCGCTGCCGCAGCTTCCACCGGATACGACTCCGCCCGCGGCGACATCATCATCCGCTGCGACGCTGACACCCTCCCGCCCACGGATTGGCTCGAGCGCATCGCGCACCGGTTCGCGAACGAGCCGGATCTCGGTGTCCTGACCGGCCCGGGGATCTTCTACGACACCAGTCCCGTGCGCGCCCGGCTCGCGGGGGTCGGATACATGAACGCCTACTTCATCCTGATGGGGGCGGCGATGGCGCACTGGCCGCCCTTCGGATCCAACCTCGCGTTCCGGCGAGCCGTCTGGCATCAGTCGCGCTCGCGAGTGAACCGACATGACCCTGACGTGCACGACGACGTCGACCTCGGCTTTGCGCTTGATCCCTCCGCCCGCACGGCTTTCGACGGACGGCTGCGGGTCGGAATCTCCGCGCGGTCACTGGCAGGAGGGCATGAGGCGCGGGTCAGGATTCGCCGGGCGTTCCACACAATTGGGCTGCATTGGCGGGTTGCGCCGCCGTGGGAGAGATGGCGGTTGACGCTCACCAAGCGAAAGTAGCTAGACTGTCTAGTAAAGTGTTGCAGGGGCTTCCGGGTCGTTGCACCGCTGAAACCAGGTACGGTCCAACTCAGGAAGAGGTCATCATGTCCCTTGTCAGGGTTTACGTCGAAGGTCCCGACGGCGCGCACGTCTTTGATGCCGACACGGAATCCCCCAACTATCAGTCGGAGATCTATGGCCAGGTCCGCCCGGAGGTGCTGGTCCTCCTCGATGAGGAACAGCACGTGTATGCCCGCGCCGAGGAGGCGCCGGATGGGTTCGGCAGTTACGAGACAACGTTCGACGACGGCGTGCTCATAGTTTCCGGCCACAACGGAATGATCCGGGCCTACGGCATCGGCATGTGGCAACAGACCTACAGACACGCACACCGGGACAACCAGTCTTGACACACCGGATACTGGTAGCTGGTGCCACCGGCTACATCGGCGGGCGGCTGGTCCCTCGACTCATCGATGCCGGTTACGCGGTCCGTGTACTGGTGCGCTCGCCGTCGAAACTTACCGCCGTTCCCTGGCATGACGCCGTGGAGATCGTGGAGGGTGATCTCGGCGACCCGGAGGCCGCCGCAGCAGCCTGCGAAGGTGTGGAAACCCTCTTCTACCTGGTGCATTCGATGGGTTCCGGTTCCGGATTCGAGCAGCAGGAACTGGCGATGGCCAGGACCGTGGCAGAGGCCGCTGCCAGGAGCGGAGTAAGAAGGATCGTTTACCTTGGCGGCCTGCATCCCGACGGCGTGGAACTCTCCCGGCATATGCGTTCGCGAACCGCCGTCGGGCGCGTTCTGCTGGACGGGAAGGTTCCTGCGGTGGTGTTCCAGGCCGGCGTCGTGATCGGCTCCGGGTCTGCATCCTTCGAGATGATCCGGCACCTGACCGAGAACCTACCGGTGATGCCGGCTCCCAGCTGGGTTGAGCGCAGGATCGAGCCGATCGCGATCCGTGACGTTTTGCATTACCTGGTTCACGCGCCCACGCTGCCGGAGGGCTTGAACCGGACCTTCGACATCGGCTCGCGAGAGGTGCTGACCTACGCAGGGATCATGTACGGCTACGCGCATCAGGCGGGATTATCCCGACGCAGGGTCTTCGCGCTCCCGACGCCGGCACCCAGACTGGCCGGCTGGTGGGTTGCGCTGACAACGCCTATTCCCCATTCACTCGCCGTGCCGCTGGTCGAATCCCTCCAGCATGACGCGATAGCAGCCGAAGGCGACATCGATCAGTACATCCCCGAACCCGGGGGCGGTCTCACCGGCTACCGAACGGCAGTGGAACTGGCGCTGGGCAGGATGGCCAGCGGAGAGGTGGAAACCAGCTGGACGAATGCCTCCCAGGCTCCGCCGTCCGACCCTCTGCCCAGCGACCCGGACTGGGCACGCCGCACAGTGTTCGTGGATGAGCGCACACGCGACACGGACACGGCGCCCGAGCACGTCTGGCGCGTGATCGAAGGCATCGGTGGAGACAACGGCTGGTATTCGTGGCCTGCCGCGTGGGCTATCCGCGGAGTGCTGGACAAACTGGTGGGCGGCGCCGGACACAACCGGGGCCGGAGGCACGGTGACCGCCTCAACGTCGGGGACGCCGTCGACTGGTGGCGGGTCGAAGCGCTCGAAGACTTACCGGCACGTAAGGTTCTGCGGCTGCAGGCGGAAATGAAAGTACCCGGCCGTGCCTGGCTGGAACTCTCAGCCGAACACAACGGCGCCGGCACCACCTACCGCCAGCGTGCCATCTACTTTCCCGCCGGCCTCTCCGGCAAGCTGTACTGGTGGCTCGTGCTGCCGTTCCATGGGCTCATCTTCCCGTCGATGGCCCGCAACATCGTCCAGAGGGCTGCGGCGTACCAAGCAGCGAGGGGATGAGCTAGGTGATGCGTTCCCTACGCAAAATCGGCAGGACCAGCCTGGAACCGCTCGGGATACAGAAGCGGCAACTGCAGGGTGAGCCAGGGGCTGAACGCCCACGGCGTGGCTGCGACAGCAGCAGTCAGCTGCAGGGGGTCCACCCACTGCCACTCCATGACCTCGTCATCACGCGGCGTGACGGCGGACGCCGCCCGCGCCGTGTAGACGGGGCAGATTTCGTGTTCCACCACACCGGAGGCGTCCACGGCGCGGTAACGGAAGTCCGGCGCCCTCAGGGTCAACCGGTCCAGGCTGAGTCCAAGCTCCCAGTCAGCACGGCGGGCCACGGCGTCCTCTGTCGCTTCGCCCGGACCGGGATGCCCGCAGAAAGAGTTGGTCCAGACGCCCGGCCAGGCCTTCTTCGTCAGGGCGCGGCGCGTGATGAGGACGCGGCCGTCGTCGTCGTACACGTGGACGGAAAAGGCGAGGTGCAGCGGTGTGGTGGCGGAATGCACCGTGGCCTTGTCTTGCGTGCCCAGTGGCTTTCCGTCCTCCGCGACGAGCACAACAAGCTCGGCAGTCCGGTTCATTTTTCTCCTGTTACCCGCCCATGTTTACTTTCCCTATGGACAAGGAGACCACATTGACTGACACGATCGACAGTCAGCGTGTGGACGAGATCCTGGCCTCCTTCTTCATCCGCTCCAAGGCACGCGCCGCTCGCATGCACCCCGACTACCTCACCATGTGGGAGCGGCTCGAGGCCTGCACCGTCGGCGGGAAGCGCTTCCGGCCACGCCTGATAATGACCGTTTACGGCCTGCTTGGCGGCAAGGACACGACGACGGCGGCCACCGTCGCCGCCTCCTTCGAACTCCTGCACACCGCGCTGATAGTGCACGACGACGTCGTGGACCGCGACTTCGCCCGTCGCGGCGTGCCGAACGTCTCCGGTTCCTACCGGGATTTCGCCGCTGCCGGCGGAAGTGACCGCACCCGGGCCGAGCACACCGGCTTGTCCGTCGGCGTGATCGCAGGGGATCTGGCGCTTGCCAACGCCTACCGTCTCATGGGAGAGGTGGATGCCGATCTCCCTACCCGGCAGCGCCTCGGCGACATCCTCGATGAAGCCGTCTTCGCCTCCGCAGCCGGCGAACTGCTGGATATCCTCGGACCCTTGAACCTCACCCCGCAGACCGTGGAGGAGGTCCTGCAGATGGCGCGCCTGAAGACCGCTGTCTACTCGTTCGAAGCACCGCTGCAGGCCGCGGCTGTCCTGGCCGGCGCTGAGGACCGGCTGACGGAGGCGCTGGGCGCGTTTGGCCGGGATATCGGCATCGCGTACCAGGTGGCGGATGACCTGATCGGCGTCTTCGGCGATGAATCTCTGACCGGGAAGGTGGGGTGGGGCGACCTGCGTGAGGGCAAGCGTACAACGCTCATTGCGCACGCCGCGGCCCAGCCGCAATGGCGGCGCATCTCCGCGCTCATCGCTGACCCGGAACTCACTGCCATGGGGGCCGCTGAGATCCGGACCCTGTTGATGGAATCGGGCGCGCGGACGCACTCCACCCAACTGGCCCAGGACTTCACCCACCGCGCACTCCAGCACCTCGCAGCGCCGTATGTTCCGCAGGACGTGCGGAACGGACTCGCCCCGATCATCGACGTCGTAGCCGAAAGGGTTCACCTATGAGCCGTACGCGGAATTCCCTTGCCGACTACACCGGGGCGGCCGCGAAGTCCTCGGCCGTTGTCCT
This genomic interval carries:
- a CDS encoding SDR family oxidoreductase; this translates as MTHRILVAGATGYIGGRLVPRLIDAGYAVRVLVRSPSKLTAVPWHDAVEIVEGDLGDPEAAAAACEGVETLFYLVHSMGSGSGFEQQELAMARTVAEAAARSGVRRIVYLGGLHPDGVELSRHMRSRTAVGRVLLDGKVPAVVFQAGVVIGSGSASFEMIRHLTENLPVMPAPSWVERRIEPIAIRDVLHYLVHAPTLPEGLNRTFDIGSREVLTYAGIMYGYAHQAGLSRRRVFALPTPAPRLAGWWVALTTPIPHSLAVPLVESLQHDAIAAEGDIDQYIPEPGGGLTGYRTAVELALGRMASGEVETSWTNASQAPPSDPLPSDPDWARRTVFVDERTRDTDTAPEHVWRVIEGIGGDNGWYSWPAAWAIRGVLDKLVGGAGHNRGRRHGDRLNVGDAVDWWRVEALEDLPARKVLRLQAEMKVPGRAWLELSAEHNGAGTTYRQRAIYFPAGLSGKLYWWLVLPFHGLIFPSMARNIVQRAAAYQAARG
- a CDS encoding polyprenyl synthetase family protein, whose amino-acid sequence is MTDTIDSQRVDEILASFFIRSKARAARMHPDYLTMWERLEACTVGGKRFRPRLIMTVYGLLGGKDTTTAATVAASFELLHTALIVHDDVVDRDFARRGVPNVSGSYRDFAAAGGSDRTRAEHTGLSVGVIAGDLALANAYRLMGEVDADLPTRQRLGDILDEAVFASAAGELLDILGPLNLTPQTVEEVLQMARLKTAVYSFEAPLQAAAVLAGAEDRLTEALGAFGRDIGIAYQVADDLIGVFGDESLTGKVGWGDLREGKRTTLIAHAAAQPQWRRISALIADPELTAMGAAEIRTLLMESGARTHSTQLAQDFTHRALQHLAAPYVPQDVRNGLAPIIDVVAERVHL
- a CDS encoding glycosyltransferase family 2 protein, producing the protein MPSLSVVIPCKDDAGPLARCLEALSTQRELPLEILVVDNGSIDDSADIAKRFGAVVLSEPAPGIAAAASTGYDSARGDIIIRCDADTLPPTDWLERIAHRFANEPDLGVLTGPGIFYDTSPVRARLAGVGYMNAYFILMGAAMAHWPPFGSNLAFRRAVWHQSRSRVNRHDPDVHDDVDLGFALDPSARTAFDGRLRVGISARSLAGGHEARVRIRRAFHTIGLHWRVAPPWERWRLTLTKRK
- the idi gene encoding isopentenyl-diphosphate Delta-isomerase, translated to MNRTAELVVLVAEDGKPLGTQDKATVHSATTPLHLAFSVHVYDDDGRVLITRRALTKKAWPGVWTNSFCGHPGPGEATEDAVARRADWELGLSLDRLTLRAPDFRYRAVDASGVVEHEICPVYTARAASAVTPRDDEVMEWQWVDPLQLTAAVAATPWAFSPWLTLQLPLLYPERFQAGPADFA